One genomic window of Salmo salar chromosome ssa12, Ssal_v3.1, whole genome shotgun sequence includes the following:
- the LOC106601627 gene encoding sialoadhesin, whose product MHGLHDVIILAWRQEGTKCTTDCRVGDATMALRTAGSVLVVFLWSVAVVLGQYGWSVTYTTQSICTLKGSTVELSCSIRYPSGTVTSTVWFTKWGTGVEPEDLGQDPEYAGRLEYHGDKKNGHNLRITDLREKDSATYKFRFITDQTGGKYTGDPGVSLSVTALQVMVTPPRWATSKTLTCITTCTLTGNPTYIWYKNGQHLDESTSPQYKDLVSSNYDDSYSCAVKGHEDLHSPAVCVQGQSCSRVTYTKRRICVLKGSTVDISCTYYSYYYTTSTFWFRSDKSTPEDLTTDPGYTGRVKYTGTYRCPFTLRITDLREEDSAEYRFTFKTDNFEWGHSFPGTTLSVTGLQVKVTPAAEGQKTLTCITTCTLTDNPTYIWYKNGQRLDEPTSQQYSSNMLVVWDSSVNIYSCAVEGHEGLHSPEVCFQVKVTPQQFSVYKTLTCSTTCTLTGNPTYIWYKNGQHLDESTSPQYKYSVFSNYDDSYSCAVKGHEDLHSPAVCVQGQSCSRVTYTKRRICVLKGSTVDISCTYGGYYSTTSTFWFRSDKSTPEDLTTDPGYTGRVKYTGTYRGPFILRITDLREEDSAEYRFTSKTKKWGHSFPGTTLSVTGLQVKVTPAAEGQKTLTCITTCTLTDNPTYIWYRNGQNVQDTSSPMYSISSEDADSYYCAVKGHDGLSSPAVYKPKTTVSVSPSGEIVEDSSVTLTCSSDANPPVDKYTWYKKNGGGYQSMTGPQHVFNQIQSSDSGEYYCEAQNEMGTDRSRTINMDVKYGPKSTSVSVSPSGGIVEDSSVTLTCSSDANPPVDKYTWYKKNGSSLTGSEKTYNFTTISSEDSGEYYCEAENKYGRLNSSSVSVDVQYGPKNTSVSVSPSGEIVEGSSVTLTCSSDANPPVDKYTWYFQNKTFLNGFGQMYNISKFKSKDNGHYHCEAWNGRGSRNSTALMIILPEKQTSVLTAAVGIIVVVLVLILCLSGFMWFRKKASISTSDTRDISENVQGDSSPVYENVSSMAMAPTAAKTAATVIQDDVHYASVHFSRFKNQEVPLYSTVQLPQPQKQDEDVQYDAVKFNLPSAANRPTVAQAAEEDSSILYSTVNKPRTKKT is encoded by the exons ATGCATGGACTGCATGATGTAATCATCCTGGCCTGGAGGCAGGAAGGGACAAAATGCACAACGG ACTGCAGGGTGGGAGATGCAACAATGGCCTTGAGAACAGCAGGAAGTGTGTTGGTGGTCTTTCTCTGGTCTGTAGCAG TGGTACTGGGTCAGTATGGCTGGAGTGTGACTTACACCACTCAGAGTATCTGTACcttgaaggggtcaacagtggaGCTGTCCTGCTCTATCAGATATCCCAGTGGTACGGTCACATCAACCGTCTGGTTCACTAAATGGGGGACTGGTGTAGAACCTGAAGATCTAGGTCAGGACCCAGAGTATGCAGGTCGTCTGGAGTATCATGGGGATAAGAAGAATGGTCACAAcctgagaatcacagacctgagagagaaaGACTCAGCTACGTACAAGTTCAGATTTATAACAGATCAGACTGGAGGgaaatatactggtgatcctggagtctctctgtctgtcacag CTCTGCAGGTGATGGTGACTCCACCACGGTGGGCAACGTCAAAGACACTGACCTGTAtcaccacctgtactctgactggtaaccccacctacatctggtacaagaacggaCAACATCTAGATGAGAGCACCTCCCCCCAGTACAAAGACCTTGTCTCCAGTAACTATGACGACAGTTACTCCTGTGCTGTAAAAGGCCATGAGGATCtccactctcctgcagtgt GTGTTCAGGGTCAGAGCTGCAGCAGAGTAACTTACACCAAGAGGAGAATCTGTGTcttgaaggggtcaacagtggaCATATCCTGTACTTATTACAGTTATTATTACACCACATCAACATTCTGGTTTAGAAGTGATAAGTCGACCCCTGAAGACCTAACCACAGACCCAGGGTATACAGGTCGTGTGAAGTACACTGGAACATACAGATGTCCCTTCACCCTGAGAATCACAGATCTGAGAGAGGAGGACTCAGCTGAGTATCGCTTCACTTTTAAAACAGACAACTTTGAATGGGGTCATAGTTTCCCAGGAacaactctgtctgtcacag gtctgcaggtgaaggtgactcctgctgcagagggacagaagacactgacctgtatcaccacctgtactctgactgacaaccccacctacatctggtacaagaacggaCAACGTCTAGATGAGCCCACTTCCCAACAATACTCTAGTAATATGCTGGTGGTCTGGGATTCTTCTGTGAACATTTACTCCTGTGCTGTTGAAGGTCACGAGGGTCTCCACTCTCCTGAAGTTT GTTTTCAGGTGAAGGTGACTCCTCAACAGTTTTCAGTGTATAAGACACTGAcctgtagcaccacctgtactctgactggtaaccccacctacatctggtacaagaacggaCAACATCTAGATGAGAGCACCTCCCCCCAATACAAATACTCAGTCTTCAGTAACTATGACGACAGTTACTCCTGTGCTGTAAAAGGCCATGAGGATCtccactctcctgcagtgt GTGTTCAGGGTCAGAGCTGCAGCAGAGTAACTTACACCAAGAGGAGAATCTGTGTcttgaaggggtcaacagtggaCATATCCTGTACTTATGGTGGTTATTATTCCACCACATCAACATTCTGGTTTAGAAGTGATAAGTCGACCCCTGAAGACCTAACCACAGACCCAGGGTATACAGGTCGTGTGAAGTACACTGGAACATACAGAGGTCCCTTCATCCTGAGAATCACAGATCTGAGAGAGGAGGACTCAGCTGAGTATCGCTTCACTTCTAAAACAAAGAAATGGGGTCATAGTTTCCCAGGAacaactctgtctgtcacag gtctgcaggtgaaggtgactcctgctgcagagggacagaagacactgacctgtatcactacctgtactctgactgacaaccccacctacatctggtacagGAATGGACAGAATGTACAAGATACCTCCTCTCCCATGTACTCCATCAGCAGTGAGGATGCAGACAGCTACTACTGTGCTGTAAAAGGCCACGATGGTCTcagctctcctgcagtgt ATAAACCAAAGACCacagtgtcagtcagtccctctggtgaaatagtggaggacagttcagtgactctgacctgcagcagtgatgccaacccacctgtggacaaatacacctggtacaaGAAGAATGGAGGTGGCTATCAGAGTATGACAGGACCACAGCATGTCTTCAATCAAATCCAGTCATCTGACAGTGGAGAGTACTACTGTGAGGCCCAGAATGAGATGGGGACAGACAGGTCTAGGACCATAAACATGGATGTGAAGT ACGGCCCAAAGAGcacctcagtgtcagtcagtccctctggtggaatagtggaggacagttcagtgactctgacctgcagcagtgatgccaacccacctgtggacaaatacacctggtacaaGAAGAATGGATCTTCACTGACGGGATCTGAAAAGACATACAATTTCACCACCATCAGCTCTGAGGACAGTGGAGAATACTACTGTGAGGCTGAGAATAAATATGGACGTCTCAACTCTTCTTCTGTGTCTGTGGACGTTCAGT ATGGTCCAAAGAAcacctcagtgtcagtcagtccctctggtgaaatagtggagggcagttcagtgactctgacctgcagcagtgatgccaacccacctgtggacaaatacacctggtacTTTCAAAATAAGACTTTTCTAAATGGATTTGGACAGATGTACAACATAAGTAAGTTCAAGTCTAAGGACAATGGACATTACCACTGTGAGGCCTGGAATGGAAGAGGATCTAGGAACTCTACAGCTCTGATGATCATTTTACCAG agaaacagacctcagTTCTGACTGCAGCTGTAGGAATCATAGTGGTTGTTCTGGttctcatcctctgtctctctggcttcaTGTGGTTCAG GAAGAAGGCCTCCATATCCACCTCTGACACAAGAGACATATCAGAGAATGTACAG GGAGACTCTAGTCCCGTGTATGAAAACGTCTCAAGCATGGCCATGGCCCCTACTGCAGCAAAGACAGCAGCCACCGTCATCCAGGATGATGTTCACTATGCCAGCGTCCACTTCTCTCGCTTCAAAAACCAGGAAGTGCCTCTGTACTCCACCGTCCAGCTGCCTCAACCCCAGAAACAGGACGAGGATGTCCAGTACGATGCTGTGAAATTCAACCTCCCCAGTGCTGCCAACCG a